The Alosa sapidissima isolate fAloSap1 chromosome 8, fAloSap1.pri, whole genome shotgun sequence genome segment CCTGCCTGGCCACAGGTTTCTACCCCCGTCACATCAACCTGACCCTGCTCAGAGACGGCCAGCCTGTGTCTGACCACCAGATCACTGGGGGGGAGCTGCTACCTAATGGAGATGAGACGTACCAGATGAGGAAGAGCCTGGAGGTCAGTGCAGAGGAACTACAGCATCACCACTACACCTGCACAGCTGAACACCTCAGCCTGGACAACAAGCTGGACATTGATTTGGGTATAACGGGTTTTGAGATGACATTAGCTCTGTGTTAAAATGGTATTTGTATTCAGTGtccagggtttcccgcagcactttgcggtcaaggcggccgccttggcaaaacaagcctgccaccttaactacgtcgtcaaaaaaaaacaaaaacgtgTTACTCtgtcctgttttctccctttcattccaaaccgtgaccaacgccaatctcccttctccgcagaacgcattaaaaaaaataagaaacgtgtcatgaatcgaaaaataatcagattttataatcttcacatatgtgatatgcctccgaatcagagctagtgagcggagctgagtgGTGCAAATATCTCGCTCCTCGTTTTCAACAATAagtcaaatcgcgaacagccacagctccgtttaattgtcaggtgtgatgaaatgcgttcatattccactttatatgtcataaacgttgcaggcctatggaaaggtttagTGGTAGGGTTGTCCAATGATCaagttgttgcttcaatttgtgttttaatttatgcgacgcaccgatgctgggttcatccgtttggcgcaagtttaaaatgtttagccgactgcgtgatttgtcattttcgttctagaagttccacttttcatgtcatgaatgtaacatgcctatgataaggctttgcagttgtccaatatggtcaatctattgtctcaattgtgtttcatatGACGCGCAAAagctacattcatgcattgttttgttCCAGTTGAAAATGTTTCTGCGTAATTTAtcagctgtgatcaaatgcgTTGAATAAATTCCTgttttatgtcataaatataacatgcctatgattaaTGCTTGTATGGTGTATCTAATCTAGGCCTCTCTTATGTCAAATCAACTTCGCTTTGCCACCCGTTTTTTCTGTGCCCacccatttgaacatttctggctacgcTATATACTgttagaaaggaaactgataagtcagcgtactattcctacaaaacaactagatactaacaatgtagagcaagaatAACCATGTGGTGGTGACACTGTTCCAGTGTGTAGGGGAGATAGCAGGTGGTTGGACTGTATATTACACTATTAGGTTGCGCCGTTCAGTTTTCATGGAACACAATCAAGGAGTGCCGGCCAGAGCACTACTTAAGGCCTGAAGATGTTGAATGGGGGGTTTGGTTGGAAAGGATGACGCAAGGCGGTTTGAGTAAAGTTCTTCTATTGAACTGCAGTATTTACAATACATGGGTTTGGATCTGCGTTTATGTGCTCGCGTGATCCTAAACACAACagaaataaatacaataaatcAGATGCTGTCTGTGGCTTTACTAATCTCTTCACACCACACTAAGCACTATTCCAATCATTAATACACATAACTGAGGTAGATTAACTGGATTTACATTGGCAGCATGTGATCTAGGCAGGTTCGAcaccaggggcgcctgcaggaattaatgctatggtacgcacacctgACCCATCGCCCCCCCCTACGCGTATGCTTTCTAAATTATtaactccatccccatcaacgaACTTAGGCTATATGGCCAATATTTTTGAAATTTGGTTTTATTCTTGGTTTTTTTAGTCTTGGTTTTATTACCATTaatagtaaaacagtgcaattaccaaagggcccttgaaattatctttttaaagccaaggaggatggcttgtaacgatgctagttgtcagctctgccataagtagtgactgatcacatttgcacattttgttgttttgcactttcttttgcacttgttctatagtttgtaatagtctttgttaaaattgcacaaattacacaaatattttgaaatatttgtatactgttgtatagtttgtttggTGTTATTACTGTTCTTTGTGTACAGAGTCTGTAGTGTATCGCACAAACAAgacaccaacaccacccccgcccccacacCGGTCGGACGGCAACCGATACAagacccccccacctcccccccgcTCGGACGGCAACCGataccagaccccccccccccccccgacctacgacctaccaccttgactaacacatttcctgcgggaaaccctggtGTCTCTCGTCTCCATTGGTTTAGGTATTGAATGGACTGGCATAGTAGGAATATGCTTTAAAGTGAGTTGGGTATTGAATAGACTTGCATATAGGAATATGCTTTAAAGTGAGTTGGGTATTGAATAGACTGGCTTTTAAGGAATATGCTTTAAAGTGAGTTGAAACTTTTGATGTGCGTGTTCAGTGTTCCTGATTTGCTTTTTTGGCAGAGCGAGATTGGGACTTGGTAACTACACCCATCATGTCCTCTGCACTGGTGACTGTGTTGGCTGTGTGCTGCCTGGTTGGAGCTGGTATCGGGGTCATTatcaggtggaggaggaagtgtGCAGGTAAATAGTTTGCTGCTAAACTGTAGCAGATTAGGTACAATGTTTTGCCTACTCCATTCGACTAACTGGCTATTATGCCATCTTGTCTTGACTGTTGCCACGAGAGAATGTTTGGAAACTTAATATCGAGTTTTTCCTCCTCTAATGTGGGAGAAAATATTCATAATATAATTTACTTGTAAACCAAAATATGCAACTGCATGGGAATTTCTAATATGTATGTGccactgtctgtctatctctctcataaTGGGCCCTATTTTTGACCTGGAGCATGGCGGAAAACAGGTTATTTTCCCTGTGCAACGTATACAGTAAACTGTtattttataatatgatttACTTATTGTTTACTTAATTACGTGCCACTGTCTCTCACCTCCACACAGTTTTTGAGATGCTGTGTTCAGTATCACAACAGATCTCTTTTCTGACTcaattgtgtctctgtgttccaGATAAGGGCTCCCAGACTGCTGTGTCGAGTAACTACTCAGCTGCCTCAAGTGAGTATGTCAAAGAGAGAATAACAACACTCCACCACCCTCAACCGCACACTGCAGTCAAAACACCAATTAAACACACAGCTCCGCTGATGTAAACATCAATTAAACACACAGCTCAGCTGATGTAAACACCAATTAAACACACAGCTCAGCTGATGTAAACACCAAttaaacacacacctcagctgATGTAAACACCAACAGCTCAGCTGATGTAAACTTGTTTCACCAATTAAACACACAGCTCAGCTGATGTAAACTTGTTTCACCAATTAAACACACAGCTCAGCTGATGTAAACTTGTTTCACCAGTTTCAGAGGTTGTGCCCTGTGGTTCAGTGTGTGTAGATCATTCTGCCCTCAATATCTGACATTCTCATGTCATTCTTTCAGTATGAGCAGAAGAGTTTGAGTTTGTTTTATAAGAGTTTTAGTTTGAGTAAATCAAATAATTCAGTGTTCAGTGAATTAAGCCACATTCGACTGGTCTTGGGTTTGACATTCAGTGCATTTTGCAGATACATGTTGATAGAACAACGTTTTAAACCATAGCAAGGTCACTGCTGTTCTGACTGAACTGgagggtattccatcaacctcgctaatgaaggcggcgcttaacagaaatagcctggcttgaactagcgtagactttcacttggggctgaagccgttccattaactaAAGTTAGtggcatcttggcctcgtttattcaagcgCGGTTTAggtcagcttcatctctgctcgtgcacgaggtagaaaagtagaccaaaacagtagattgagGAAAAGAGGATttatgtcgtaaaattaagacaatactacACGATTTCTGTTCGATTTGCAAGCGCCctctacaggattttcatcgaaagtcatcaaatttaacatcgagagaaaaaaatcgataggctagatagatagttgcctacagaaattggagaataatgaaagcataaatttaaaacaacaatgctaatggtttgaaatcaattgcgagtttgattgTCTTCACTCAAAACGagtgaataaataaatataaactcaaaaacaactttggCATAATGGctattcaaaactatctatacATTCTTAGATTAAAAGGGTTCACTCtaaattattgtctaggtgtaggtggtcataaaatcAATGAGTATCAACGTAATATAGCATATTGTCTCTCACATgtcccaaagtgtttgaaaaatatttATCTAAAATGCAATGGGTTTTAATTTGTCATTTAGGCCTAAtatttaatctgtgtagcacacagttgatttgacattcatgaacaatcgtcaacacatgaagcagttttaattattagctgcctataggcctacaggctacagaATTATCCTAcggcttgcatcagatataatatagcCCACTGGCATAGCATAATTTActgtcactgaacagcctaccaaatgtgcatgaccctttatcaacAGTAGGACATGTCTTTCATTAAAGAGTTTAACTAAAAATGGTATTTTCAAGGtgataagctatgtagcctaaataCTTCGCATGGGAAGCGAACCTGTGAACACGCAAGAATATAATTCCTTTCCCATGCTGTCTCGCTACGCGTTACACCATCACAGAACGTAAATGACACAGAGTAGCGAGTTTCCTCGAACCACACGCATGTCAAGTGAAAACATTTTAAGTCGCATAATCTTCATAAATTCTTTGGagctagtgaatgtgtaaatccatgcttggtgacactgtcggaaaaaaaaacatttctaagtctatttttgaagttgtagtCTACAGGTGACGAAAgcacaggttgacggaaccatctttttggactcgttttctgactaattgttttttttttgcaacacagcttaatttagcttgaaagttaacctgctacggaCTAGGTTAGTTCTATAAATTCCCATAGTTAacaagctgggattcacgttaacctcaCTAATGGAACGGAactctcactaaaattagcgagacttatcgaaataagccaggtttggcctttagcgaggttgatggaatacccccctggtggCATTTTCCTATTTTACAGGCACAAATGATTCAGAGAAGGCTGAAGAAATCACACCATTACAGCCAAAACCATCTTGAAAGAGAGGACTGCTATGACTTCAGCTGTGACATCCTAATGTGGAACTGTTCCAAATGAGAATTCTGAACTTCAGAGTGAAATTGTGTAGTTGAAAACATATTTCTGTAATTATATGAGAGGTAGTTGAACCATGTTGCAGTGATGTATTTGAAATCCATGAGAGAGTAGTTATCTCTCAACTCTAGTACCACTACAAACACTACACATGAGCTATTCTAATCTAGACTCAGTCTAGTAACTATGTAATGTTGAATTTAGAGAGGTGGACCCCATGTGATGGTGTTTGTCTGGATTTGTTTGGTGTTCTCCCTGTTTATAGCTCTGGCTCCACCTGCTGTCTGATCAAGGTATAACAGTGGAACACCTGCATCACAACTGTGTCCTCTCTGTTCCCATGGTAACATACTGAACTGCTACACCTTGCTACGCGCAGTGATTGTGCTGCATGCTGAAGAGGATAGTCAGTGTTCAGTTGCTAATTCATAATGTGAAatgtttgtgaaattgaaaATTGTGTGTAAAAGCAAACATTTGCATATAGCAATCTGAATATGCTTGTATATGCATTGCGTAAGCTACTAAATATTATCCTATATTAGTCCTATATTATTTTCTGTTCAAAAACAAAATGATCAGtttttaagaaaaaaatatattttacaatTATGTCATGAAGCAGATGTGTATGCATATCAAAATGTGATGCATATTATTGAGTGTGCATATATGTACAGCTGCAATATCATGTTTATTGTTTTACACAGCTTACACTGTTGGTTTTATTTTACACAGCTTTGTTCAAAATCCATTAAAGGAAATGGGATCATTTGCACTGACACCAATACATGTATGTTGCTAACATTTGCACTTATAAATAGTGTCTCACTGGAAGAAGGAAGTGACAGTTACAATCTGTTCAGTAAAATGCTACAGGATGTGATGAAATGACCACTAGTTTGAGCTACAGTGTAACACAAAGAACAAATGGTTCTATAGCTTGGTTGCAGTGGCACCCTCAAAAGATTCTTTAGCCTATAGAACCATTTTAGAGGGTTCAATTATAAGAACCCTTGGGGTTCTTTCATAATCAAGAAAAGGGTTCTATATATAACCTTTCAAAGGTGCAATTAATATCTCAAACCCTTGTTGgtcacatttttaataatacttaGGATAATGATaattagggttgcaaaggggcggaacatttccggaaacttaccatgggaagttaagttggggaattttggaaatattccaaattggaaactttcatggaattaaaggaaattatgggaattaatgggaatttacgggaattaactgggaatttgcatatgaacgcaccataggtttcctttatgtctagcagcctatgccgattgctgtgtgcatatgattgacatatgtgcagggtagaaattcgactgaaattgtattaaaatcagattgttttaactaatattagactgcaagatgggtttttgtccactacatttaagttccctgttatagactaacttgccatattaaaaattcccagtttattctcattaattcccgtttattcctgttaattcccatatattcccgttaattcccatggaaagtttccatctttgaaaattcccgaaattttgcaaccctaatgATAATTAACAATACTTCAATAATTAATTATCAATAATTTCATAAAGCATTTataccaatccgtgaattagtgaaacacactcagcacacagtcaacacacagtggggtgaagcacacactaatcccagcgcagtgagctgcctgcaacaacagcggcgctcgaggagcagtgaggggttaggtgccttgctcaagggcacttcagccgtgcctactggtcggggttcgaaccggcaaccctgcgGTTACAagcaggggcgcagctacccattttttgaggggtatgcaacaacaaattggcgaaaaaacaactaaagtaaaacaaaaggccacattacacattattattttttaagaaattctgccgatttgaacttgaagtattgttaaatgtcgcattgtcactttaagagagtctaaacggttctcataacgtccttttgccagctgttgctcacaaaggataaggctgatccaactctagccAGATCCAACTATCagaatggaataggctatgtttcaatcggcatatgcttagcaaacgctagttagtctgttaacatcaatatttgcaagcctccaagcacagacgtctcactttaaatcctacctgttgcttttcaccatccacttatttaactgctgtcgcatcccttgacatgccatctcattttccctttctttttctatttttagcccccgacagctttttcgctgtatccatctttttccatagacgaaaactcactactcgtacctgctcactcagcgctcacggcgcccccactccctcttctatgtcaacattctatgatggaatcttatgagatagggcgcctactctagcctgttagtcctctaaaatgttatttaacattgaggaaatgcagaaattattattattattttttttaccatcgctttggcgcccccgcggtgcccctatgcgccgcatatagcgcatacccactttttgcgccactggttacaagtctgaggcactaaccagtaggccacggctgcccccaactaGTAAAGGCAACCAGTACAGACCAGTATAAAACAGGACTGCTGAGTACAGGCCaccagtagcctagaaatctagacgcaccctagctgctagggctagtctagcaactctccgttggcttgtgagctcgaaaaattaaacttctatcaggccaatcaaatcgtgtatagagtcgttaggcgggcttaacataatgattgatggcagagttgcaacggtttggcttgaattccctgctacttgagaacaaagaagatggatgttgctgttgcccaacagtgtgacacgagttaagctttttttaagttggcaaaagtttgaaatagccaactagctctgctggtgggaaaacgcatgggactcaacactgtcctattgcgtgcagagggaatttgaaagacaaccgattatcccgcccctcggactgagcactgcgaacggtgacaTGTGATGTAGAACTTCATGACAGCCCACAGGGGGCGATAGACccttacactacacacacaaaaaagggaaGGAAAACAGGCCTGTATATCAATACTGGCAAACTGACGATACAAACAAAGATCATAAAAGCACAGGAAACAGATGGCCAGCTTTCATTTGGCAATCTGACCAACAGATTTGGTTTCTTCTCACTGCTGCTGATATGTATTtcccacgcatgcacacatgtagGTGTCATACAAGAATAGTTGTGATTCCAGTGGCATCTCACTTGGAATAATGACTTTGATCCCCTCTGAAGCAGATTGTATCTCCTGTCTGTGTCTCTTGGTTTAGCAGACGGCCTTATCCCCTCTGATTGTACTTCCTCTGAGATCTCAATAAGATTTAAGGACGGGATATTAGATAACATGACTTGTGTATTACATATGTCTACACATTTTGTAAACACGTTTCGCTTACTTATTGCATGGTATTGCATATTTATGGGGCTCTATGGGATTCAAATATGCTGTTGACAGCCTAGGGCTCTATTTTAGCACTCTAAGTGTCTGAGTGGACAATCTAAGTGTACTATGGCATTTCCCATTGGACTTGAGAAGTGTGTAGCctaatgtagcctaataatagCATACTGCTCTCTGTTGATGGTTGAACAGTTGtcttttgttttaattttcaTCAGTAGATATAGAGAGAATGAGCAACTAGAAATAATTCTAACATTAGatagaccccccctcccccccaataTCAAGACATAACTTGTTAGGCTACAGTAATATCACTCACTATTGTGCAATATGATCACTTGTTAGAAACCGGAAAATGGTATGCTGGGTTAAATATCTGAAGTGGAGTGAGAGGTCAGATGATCTCAGTTAAAGGACAATGCTGGTGatttttcacacagatctctgtttctcgaggtcactgagtactgtcggtacgaaaaagTACacacttaaagggatattccaccatttggggaattactcattttccaccttcccttgagttaaacaattgatttttacctttctccagttcatctggccgttctctgagtctggcgataccacttttagcgccagcctagcatagatcattgaatcggattagaccattagcatctcgcccgctagcatcacgcttaaaagtgaataagatttccggtaattttcctactTAACACTTGTCTCTTCTCAAGagagaaagtgtaataagactaacggaaaatgaaacgtggtGATTTTCTTGGCTGATTTGatatggaactatactctcattccagcaTAATAATCAAGCATCAaacagcacaatgatatcacgcagcacctgaaaatagtccctgtaGGCCAGAGGTTCCCAAACTGTGAGGCGCGCCTCCCCTGGGGGGTGCCAAATAAATTGAGGGGAGGCGCGGAAGGTTGAACgtttatttcatttttcaatGATTATGTAATTGTCAACATTATAAAATCGAAAGAAATCATAGAAGAGATCTATATAAATCTTTGGGATAGTGGAAAGAATTATTGATTCCTATCCTGATTCAGAATGTATTGTGCCAAACTTCATAACGTAATTTAGCAACAGTGCCGCCAGCCGAGCTAGCTGTGAACGGTAACTCTCAGCTTGGAGCTtgccaagcggatttgtacacgcagtcttacaacactgtttacagctcttcgagtcacggtaaaatgtattttttggtacatagctaatttagataaacttatggtgtgggtgcttgcgtttctttaggaatccgcctcctatagaaatgaatattaagtgacagattcacgtaagaggttggacatacgtgacggtaatatgtgacgttccgatagcTAACTTAAAATCGACAGATTTGTCACAATCGCTGCACGgcctgatatgggcaacaaagccaaacatcgaaaatatgatgaaaactcattgcattgcatagcatagtatagcactgatttaagtggcttaaatgaagtgaatatcattatttgaaaatgattgtCGGGGGGGGTTTGCGGAGGTGTCACTGTTTTCCGAGGGGAGGCCCACATTGATGGAGTTTGGGAAcccatgctgtaggctataacttccagcaacaaggttgagctgcagcagattaATATGCcagaatgagagtatagttccacacacacaaacacacacacacaccaacgacAACAGTAAGTGGGATACAGAGAGATGCACTGAACATATGCAAAATGTTAAGAAATCCAATTATATTTGTTTGAACTTTAGTTGTTGAGTCATCAATTACTTTTATTCCGTTAATGAAACCAATCCAATTAGGTTTTTATCCAagaactttatttatatattctGTTAGACTAAAAGAGGTTGGACACCACATAGTCCTCATGGCTCCCATCGATGAGTCCAGTTCCATTGTTGTGTACAAACCAGCAGggcactttctctctgtttttcacaTCTCTACGGAAGTCTCTCTGCCAGCCTCTGAGGAGACAAAGTTATTTAGGAAATGGTAACACTTAACAGCTTCTGTTTAGTTTCCCTGAACATATTAAATGCAGAGcaggacagtaacggagtacatttacttgagtacagtacttgagtacaattttgagggatctgtactttactcgagtatcatttttggggagtactcatgactttactcaagtacatttgagaggcaaatattgtactctttactccactacatttctatccataaccgtgagtacccgttacttcttcttaaaaaaaaaaggaaaaaagaaaaatctcggaaacccttaatttgttgtttccctctcaaacgtgattggattgtgcgcCACTGATtaggacagcctatcagcaatcactttcagctttccgccaaattcaactccatggtcagatttagataagagacgaaaccatggacgaaacaatggatgaagacacagcaggtccatcccgggaatgtgccaacctgtggccccacctcgccagactatttcaattttctgaacaagttaatgatagttttcgcttcaagtgtttcaattacaaaatagtattttgtatttgaaatacatattttaaatacatgtattagaaatactgaccatccctggcaacatggtaaaaagatgaaaatgattttactttcaattccttttacattctccaaggtattaacattaacatttttcataactccatgtaggacgtttctgtacataaatgtaagcactgtggcagtagtaatgcaatatttagaaaatgtagactactcttgtactcttgatactcaagtacttttaaaaacaagtacttcagtagacatctgactgttgtacttttacttgtacttgagtaaaatttagcaaagggtatctgtacttttactcaagtaatgaagctgtgtactctgtccgcctctgattAAATGGAAGATGTTTGTTTACCTAGTCACAGTCAGTTTGTGTCCTTTAACATCCATTGTGGCATCAGGTTTTTCAGGGTCTTCTCCTGGGTGGAGGTTGCTCACTTCAAACTGTACACCGTGATAAAACTGGCCTGTAGTGTAAGTGTTACATAAGAACAACAATGCAATACAGTAGAATACGTCAATACATTATAGTGTCTCACAGCAAACGGtgagacaaaaaagagagaaaaagtccgaaattaaattaaattaaaatgcaTGTATGGAATTGAGACTTAATTGCTTTTGATGTAACACTGTCTGAACTGTTTCGATTTTTAATTACTTTGACTATATTTCTCTGGTAACCATTAGAGGGCGCTACCTGTTGGGAGAATATGCTGTAATGGAGGAAGTAGCTGCTTTCTAACATAAATACAGAAGCCGATCTGATTAACAGCAACACCtatatttttttgcaacacCTATATTTCCCAACTATTCAGGAATGCAACAGTGACCTTTACTCAGCaggcctgtcctgtcctgtcctgtcctgtcctggttGTCTTTACTCAGCAGGCCTGTCCTGTGACCACCGCCATgacactgaaaatgaggacacTTGTGCCCAAAAGTTAGGACAAAGGTCCAAATGTGAAGACACATACGGAATCAGAGTAACATATGGGGAATAACATTAGAAAATAAACCATTTCTATAGAAGGCACCTATTTATTATAACATCATTTATTATAGTAACATTTGTTGTTGTCTTTTTCACATTAGTCAGCtatttccaacattcccataCTTATTATAATAGCATAGTAacattagtttgtgtgtgtgtgttttccacatTAGTCAACAAACCCACCTTTTTAACCCAATAACTTTTTAGTGACTTAATAACTTAGGGAGCTCTGCAGCTGTGGGTGTTGCTGGAGCAAAAACGATGCCACAGAGGATTTCTCCTGCAGATCTGGCTTTCTGTTTGTGCCTGCCTGTCTATTGCACTGTTACCCCTAGAGCTGACATCAATATCTGTTTCACAGTTTACAAAATGCATGGTAAGCATCTGTCCTGCTTTTGGTAGCAAAGTGGTGTTCAGAATACCACGCAGAGTTGAAAGACATCTTTTGTTTCGCCATATGCAACTTATGGCTCAGCAACgatgttcattcattcaatcacaAGGGAGGTTGTCGCATTGACTGCTTCGCGAAAAGGAAGTGGGTGGAGTTTTGTGATGTCCCGtgctatggtggtggtggagggtcaGAAATGATGACACGTAACAGAGATGAGTAGCTTACAGAGGCCTTGAAATGAGGCGGAGTCTATGTGCTCATGAAATGAGGCGGAGCCTATGTGCTCATGAAATGAGGCGGAGCCTATGTGCTCATGAAATGAGGCGGAGTCTATGTGCTCATGAAATGAGGCGTGGCCTATGTGCTCATGAAATGCGGACAGATGGCCACTCATGACATAAATCCGGACAAATGTCCAAAACGgaggacacactctctctgtccggACAAAtgtccaaaaaggaggacacactctctctgtccggACAGAGAGCTCAAAAACAGGACTGTCCGGACGAAATCCGGACGGATGGCCACCCTACCTGCACTGGTTGTCTTTACTCAGCaggcctgtcctgtcctgtcctggttgttttgttttcaaaacatgGTCCAATGGACGAAAGAAACCTTTTGTTTTCAAACAGAAGTTGACTCATACACAAATGGTACAAGATgtagatggttatggttatggttatggatttagcagacgcctttgtccaaagcgacacataaata includes the following:
- the LOC121715192 gene encoding hereditary hemochromatosis protein homolog; the encoded protein is MENEGWTHSMDFPLRYRMIYHPNCIKFLKKHLAKERNRVLKKVKPRVRLLQRVLPCSAGVLLTCLATGFYPRHINLTLLRDGQPVSDHQITGGELLPNGDETYQMRKSLEVSAEELQHHHYTCTAEHLSLDNKLDIDLERDWDLVTTPIMSSALVTVLAVCCLVGAGIGVIIRWRRKCAGK